From Anaerolineales bacterium, a single genomic window includes:
- the metG gene encoding methionine--tRNA ligase: MSDLIHISVAWPYANGDLHVGHLAGAYLPADIFARYHRLKGNRVLMVSGSDAHGTPITIEADRRGTSPREVFEHYHQRFLETQKAIGISYNLFTHTDTENHYRIAQDFFTRLLEEEYLYRQTQEQLYSESEGRFLPDRYVEGTCPICGYAEARGDQCDNCGNLLDALELIDPRSKTDGSTPVVRETEHFYLDLPAFSERLLAYMNEHADHWRPNVINFARNYVESGLKGRAVTRDIDWGIPVPLEGWDDKRLYVWFEAVMGYFTASVEWARNTGQPEVWKNWWYDPTARGYCFIGKDNIPFHTLFWQAELLGVDRLYEDDENLHLNLPYDVPANEFMNIEGAQFSKSRNWAIWLPDILERYDADAIRYYVAAVMPETRDSDFSWADFVRRNNDELVATWGNLANRVLSFAYKHWDGVVPEPGELRPDDRALLHEIESGFDSVGGHIEAVKLRAALQEAMRLAREVNGYLDRAPWFGVINDDKASAATTVYTALRAIDSLKVLLAPFLPFSSERLHTTMGYEKPIFGEQHIETYQEASRSHEALVYDPSPATGHWAASELEAGRKFRKPKPLFKKLDDSIVEQERSRLGAEMG; encoded by the coding sequence ATGTCCGATCTCATTCACATCTCCGTTGCCTGGCCGTACGCCAATGGCGACCTGCACGTGGGGCACCTGGCCGGCGCCTATTTGCCCGCCGACATATTTGCCCGCTACCATCGTTTGAAGGGCAACCGAGTCCTCATGGTCTCCGGATCCGACGCACACGGCACGCCCATCACCATCGAAGCCGATAGACGCGGCACGAGTCCTCGCGAGGTGTTTGAACACTACCACCAGCGTTTCCTGGAAACCCAGAAAGCGATTGGCATCAGCTACAACCTGTTCACGCACACGGACACCGAGAACCATTACCGCATCGCCCAGGATTTCTTCACCCGTTTGCTCGAGGAAGAATATCTCTACCGCCAAACGCAGGAGCAGCTGTATTCCGAAAGCGAAGGCCGTTTTCTCCCCGACCGCTACGTGGAAGGGACCTGCCCGATCTGCGGATACGCGGAGGCCCGAGGTGATCAATGCGACAACTGCGGCAATCTGCTCGATGCCTTGGAGCTCATCGATCCTCGCAGCAAGACCGACGGCAGCACGCCGGTCGTGCGCGAGACGGAACATTTCTATCTCGATCTGCCCGCGTTCAGCGAGCGTCTGCTGGCCTACATGAACGAACACGCCGATCACTGGCGGCCCAACGTGATCAACTTTGCCCGCAACTACGTCGAGAGTGGATTGAAGGGACGCGCCGTGACGCGCGACATCGATTGGGGCATCCCGGTGCCGCTCGAAGGCTGGGACGACAAACGCCTCTACGTCTGGTTCGAGGCCGTGATGGGATACTTCACCGCCTCCGTGGAGTGGGCTCGAAACACGGGCCAGCCGGAGGTGTGGAAGAATTGGTGGTACGATCCGACGGCGCGCGGCTACTGCTTCATCGGCAAGGACAACATCCCCTTCCATACACTCTTCTGGCAGGCGGAATTGCTCGGCGTCGATCGCCTCTATGAGGACGACGAAAACCTGCACCTCAACCTGCCTTACGACGTTCCCGCCAACGAATTCATGAACATCGAAGGCGCACAGTTCAGTAAAAGCCGCAACTGGGCCATCTGGCTGCCGGACATCCTGGAAAGATACGATGCCGACGCCATCCGCTACTACGTGGCCGCGGTAATGCCGGAGACTCGCGACAGCGATTTTTCCTGGGCCGATTTCGTGCGCCGCAACAACGACGAACTGGTCGCCACGTGGGGCAATCTCGCCAATCGCGTGCTCTCCTTTGCCTACAAACACTGGGACGGAGTCGTTCCGGAACCGGGAGAGCTGCGGCCGGACGATCGTGCCTTGCTGCATGAAATCGAATCCGGGTTCGACAGCGTGGGAGGCCATATCGAGGCGGTGAAACTGCGCGCCGCGCTCCAGGAAGCGATGCGGCTGGCGCGCGAGGTCAATGGCTACCTCGATCGGGCGCCCTGGTTCGGCGTGATCAATGACGACAAGGCCAGCGCGGCCACGACGGTCTATACCGCACTGCGGGCCATCGACTCCCTGAAGGTTTTACTGGCGCCTTTCCTGCCATTCAGCAGCGAACGCCTGCATACCACCATGGGATACGAGAAACCCATCTTCGGCGAGCAGCACATCGAAACCTACCAGGAAGCATCGCGTTCTCACGAAGCGCTTGTCTACGATCCCTCACCCGCCACCGGGCACTGGGCTGCAAGCGAACTCGAAGCCGGACGCAAGTTCCGCAAACCAAAGCCGTTGTTCAAGAAATTGGACGATTCCATCGTGGAGCAGGAACGCAGTCGTCTGGGAGCGGAGATGGGTTGA
- a CDS encoding 4a-hydroxytetrahydrobiopterin dehydratase, whose protein sequence is MSALARRELKPPAKGTAPLEGDELHALRDQLGDGWQVINEDHLEKSFKFPDFKQALDFTNAVGELAESVNHHPEICLTWGKAKITIWTHSIGGLSEADFIFAARCDQLA, encoded by the coding sequence ATGTCCGCACTCGCACGTAGAGAACTCAAGCCGCCCGCCAAAGGCACAGCACCGTTGGAAGGCGATGAGCTGCACGCCCTTCGCGATCAACTCGGGGATGGTTGGCAGGTCATCAATGAGGACCATCTGGAGAAATCGTTCAAGTTTCCCGATTTCAAACAAGCGCTCGATTTCACCAACGCCGTGGGGGAATTGGCCGAAAGCGTCAACCATCACCCTGAGATCTGCCTCACCTGGGGCAAAGCGAAAATCACCATCTGGACCCACTCGATCGGCGGGCTCAGCGAAGCCGACTTCATTTTCGCGGCAAGATGTGACCAACTCGCTTGA